From Arthrobacter sp. FW306-2-2C-D06B, a single genomic window includes:
- a CDS encoding MGMT family protein, with product MRMEFVTAVLAVVDLMPPGVAVSYGDVAELLGSGGPRQIGSVMSHHGSTVAWWRVLRASGEAPPGLESEALHHYLDEGTPLHGAYAEYLRTGEGRWRVDLVLARWAPTDRDFDSIDAISEQLERQLHKLSVPDDEMTV from the coding sequence ATGCGGATGGAGTTTGTGACGGCGGTACTGGCCGTCGTGGATCTCATGCCGCCCGGCGTTGCCGTGTCGTATGGGGATGTTGCCGAGCTTCTGGGCTCGGGTGGTCCCCGGCAGATCGGATCGGTCATGAGCCACCACGGGAGCACGGTGGCTTGGTGGCGGGTACTGCGTGCAAGTGGCGAGGCGCCCCCAGGCCTTGAGTCGGAAGCGCTGCATCACTACCTCGATGAGGGAACTCCGCTGCACGGCGCCTACGCGGAGTATCTGCGGACCGGCGAGGGCCGCTGGCGGGTTGACCTGGTCCTGGCCCGGTGGGCTCCGACTGACCGCGACTTCGACAGTATCGACGCGATCTCTGAACAACTCGAGCGTCAGCTCCATAAATTGTCGGTACCCGATGATGAAATGACCGTGTGA
- a CDS encoding 3'-5' exonuclease produces MSSWNTLPRAAFDLETTGRNSRSARIVTASVTVVDDDGGIVKELEWLADPGVEIPLEASEIHGITTEKARAEGRPAAEVTRELAAALQELFDDGVPVIAFNASYDFTVLAAESARYGVPQLSRFPVLDPYVMNKQVDRYRKGKRTLTALCEEYGVNLDNAHTSAADALATLRVLDAMAGKFPKLQMPASKLHHLQVDWAAAQAADFQSYLRKTKPTAVIEGNWPVLPPEDASRGDF; encoded by the coding sequence ATGAGCTCCTGGAACACCCTCCCCCGCGCCGCGTTCGACCTTGAGACCACGGGACGGAACTCCCGTTCCGCGAGGATCGTCACCGCTTCCGTCACGGTAGTGGACGACGACGGCGGCATCGTCAAGGAACTCGAATGGTTGGCGGACCCTGGAGTGGAGATCCCCCTGGAGGCCAGCGAGATCCACGGCATCACCACTGAAAAGGCGAGGGCCGAAGGCCGACCGGCGGCAGAAGTGACGCGCGAACTCGCGGCAGCGCTCCAGGAACTTTTCGACGACGGCGTGCCGGTCATTGCGTTCAACGCCAGCTATGACTTCACGGTCCTGGCGGCCGAATCCGCCCGCTACGGCGTGCCGCAACTCAGCCGTTTCCCCGTGCTTGACCCCTACGTCATGAACAAGCAGGTCGACCGGTACCGCAAGGGCAAGCGGACCCTGACCGCTTTGTGCGAGGAGTACGGCGTGAACCTCGATAACGCCCACACCTCCGCTGCAGACGCCCTCGCCACACTGCGCGTCCTCGATGCCATGGCCGGCAAGTTCCCGAAACTGCAAATGCCCGCTTCCAAGCTGCACCACCTCCAGGTCGATTGGGCGGCTGCACAGGCCGCCGATTTCCAGAGCTACTTGCGCAAGACCAAACCGACAGCCGTCATCGAGGGCAATTGGCCGGTCCTTCCCCCGGAAGATGCCAGCCGGGGAGACTTCTAA
- a CDS encoding ABC transporter substrate-binding protein, which yields MKIKALKWFSAVPVAAVLAVSLAACGGGAGSTSSASPTDALQGSDQKTLDKYTTKDVTPLDKIDKSKLGLITDGTLRVGTLSDAPPNIFIDPSGKFTGYDNELLRAVGAKLGLKVEFASTDFSALLSQVKNKQFDVGSSSISTTDKRRESVGFTNGYDFGYMAVVTKSDSKVKGFADLKSDVRIGVVQGTVQDDYVTNTLKLEPVRFPDYNTVYANVKSGQVDAWVAPSQQATGQVKDGDNTKIAEKVVNTQNFTAWAVNKDNQPLLDALNSGLDAVIADGTWTKLTAEWYKDRPTTAEQTPQGWKPGSKAVQIPAK from the coding sequence ATGAAAATCAAAGCCCTGAAGTGGTTCTCTGCTGTCCCCGTGGCAGCAGTCCTCGCCGTCTCCCTGGCCGCGTGTGGTGGCGGAGCGGGCAGCACCAGCAGCGCCTCGCCGACCGATGCCCTCCAAGGCAGCGACCAGAAGACGCTGGACAAGTACACCACCAAGGACGTCACCCCGCTGGACAAGATCGACAAGTCCAAGCTGGGCCTCATCACCGACGGCACCCTGCGCGTCGGCACCCTCTCGGACGCCCCGCCGAACATCTTCATCGATCCCTCGGGCAAGTTCACCGGCTACGACAACGAGCTGCTGCGCGCCGTTGGAGCCAAGCTGGGCCTCAAGGTCGAGTTCGCCTCCACTGACTTCTCCGCACTGCTCTCCCAGGTCAAGAACAAGCAGTTCGACGTCGGATCCTCCTCGATCTCCACCACGGACAAGCGCCGCGAGTCGGTCGGCTTCACCAATGGCTACGACTTCGGCTACATGGCCGTCGTGACCAAGTCCGACTCCAAGGTCAAGGGCTTCGCGGACCTCAAGTCCGACGTCCGCATCGGCGTCGTTCAGGGCACCGTCCAGGACGACTACGTCACCAACACGCTCAAGCTTGAGCCCGTCCGCTTCCCGGACTACAACACGGTCTACGCCAACGTGAAGAGCGGCCAGGTTGACGCCTGGGTCGCCCCGTCACAGCAGGCAACCGGCCAGGTCAAGGACGGCGACAACACCAAGATCGCCGAAAAGGTCGTCAACACCCAGAACTTCACCGCATGGGCCGTGAACAAGGACAACCAGCCTCTGCTCGATGCCCTCAACTCCGGCCTTGACGCCGTGATCGCAGACGGTACCTGGACCAAGCTGACGGCTGAGTGGTACAAGGACCGCCCGACGACGGCGGAGCAGACCCCGCAGGGCTGGAAGCCGGGCAGCAAGGCCGTCCAGATCCCGGCCAAGTAA
- a CDS encoding amino acid ABC transporter permease, which produces MDLQEILKQLGETFLDWKAMGEVIPKMFAVGLPNTLVLAVTSGIIGTLLGMLLALMGISRNPVARWIARIYTDVLRGLPAVLTILVIGLGFGPIIRHLTGSTSPYPLAVAALSLMSAAYIGEIFRSGIQSVDKGQLEATRALGFGYGPAMRLVVVPQGVRRVLPALVNQFIALIKESSLVFVLGLLASEREVFQIGKDFASTSGNLSPYVAAGLFYLVMTIPLTHFVNWLDRRLRSGRPEKKEPDEAAAVVGKGAQA; this is translated from the coding sequence ATGGATCTCCAGGAAATCCTCAAACAGCTCGGCGAGACCTTCCTCGACTGGAAGGCGATGGGCGAAGTCATCCCCAAGATGTTCGCGGTCGGCTTGCCGAACACGCTTGTCCTCGCCGTCACCTCCGGCATCATCGGAACGCTGCTCGGGATGTTGCTCGCCCTCATGGGGATCTCCCGGAATCCTGTCGCCCGGTGGATTGCCAGGATCTACACGGATGTCCTCCGCGGACTCCCGGCAGTACTCACGATCCTCGTGATCGGCCTCGGTTTCGGACCCATCATCCGGCATTTGACGGGTTCAACAAGCCCGTACCCGTTGGCTGTCGCGGCTCTGTCCCTGATGTCGGCGGCGTACATCGGCGAGATCTTCCGCTCGGGCATCCAGAGCGTCGACAAGGGGCAGCTCGAGGCAACACGCGCCCTGGGGTTCGGCTACGGCCCTGCCATGAGGCTTGTGGTGGTTCCCCAGGGTGTTCGCCGCGTGCTGCCCGCGCTCGTGAACCAGTTCATTGCGCTGATCAAGGAGTCCTCCTTGGTGTTCGTCCTGGGCCTCCTGGCCTCTGAACGGGAAGTTTTCCAGATCGGCAAGGACTTTGCGTCGACGAGCGGCAACTTGTCCCCCTACGTGGCGGCGGGGCTGTTCTACCTGGTCATGACGATTCCGCTGACGCATTTCGTGAACTGGCTGGACCGCCGCCTTCGTTCGGGACGACCGGAAAAGAAAGAACCGGACGAGGCGGCCGCCGTCGTCGGGAAGGGAGCCCAGGCATGA
- a CDS encoding amino acid ABC transporter ATP-binding protein: MSEFASGTLTAKNIHLSFGSNHVLRGIDLHVEKGTTASVIGPSGSGKSTLLRVMNRLIEPEQGDILLDGRSVLKDNPDELRRRIGMVFQQFNLFPHKTVAENVSLALRKLRGMSKEQAREDALAQLDLVGLKHKADARPANLSGGQQQRVAIARALAMKPEVMFFDEATSALDPELVKGVLALMTDLAKGGMTMVVVTHEMGFSRNVSDTVTFMDAGVVVETGSPEQLFTEPRTDRLKGFLSDVL; encoded by the coding sequence ATGAGCGAGTTCGCTTCAGGAACACTGACGGCTAAAAACATCCATTTGTCCTTCGGGTCCAACCATGTCCTGCGCGGCATCGATCTGCACGTCGAGAAGGGGACCACGGCTTCCGTGATCGGTCCTTCCGGTTCGGGGAAATCCACGCTCCTGCGGGTCATGAACCGGCTCATCGAACCCGAGCAGGGTGACATTTTGCTCGACGGCCGTTCGGTGCTCAAGGACAACCCGGATGAACTGCGCCGGCGGATCGGCATGGTTTTCCAACAGTTCAACCTGTTCCCGCACAAGACCGTGGCGGAAAACGTCTCCCTCGCACTGCGGAAGCTCCGTGGCATGTCCAAGGAGCAGGCACGGGAGGATGCCCTGGCCCAACTGGACCTCGTAGGCCTCAAGCACAAGGCCGATGCCCGGCCAGCCAACCTCTCCGGCGGGCAACAGCAGCGAGTGGCCATTGCCCGGGCGCTCGCCATGAAGCCCGAAGTGATGTTCTTCGACGAAGCAACATCGGCCCTGGACCCTGAATTGGTCAAGGGCGTTCTGGCGCTCATGACCGATCTGGCCAAGGGCGGCATGACGATGGTGGTTGTAACCCACGAAATGGGCTTCTCAAGGAACGTGTCCGACACCGTGACGTTCATGGACGCAGGTGTCGTCGTGGAAACCGGATCGCCGGAACAACTCTTCACGGAGCCGCGGACCGATCGCCTGAAGGGCTTCCTTTCGGACGTGCTCTAA
- a CDS encoding glycoside hydrolase family 3 N-terminal domain-containing protein, whose protein sequence is MRNDRIDKAMIYLLKPSRISLLVLFALMAGAFAGIAHADAPDRGVTAVGDPPPAPSTPQAAPVPEFSISPSGASPSASATPTRPADPPPPHPTPEQRLAGLTLEQRVGQLFMVAAKADGSDSSAVADLLNNHVGNIYLAGRSQAGVAATASVVETLRAAISPASSGGLPLSVATDQEGGSVQVLRGPGFQAIPAALDQGNSSPEQLRADARNWGSELLRAGVNVDLAPVLDTVPSPEFAPSNKPIGAFKREYGFTPSAVSEHGNAMAAGLRDAGVAPVVKHFPGMGRVSLNTDVSANVHDAETTRTDPYLMPFKAAIDGGLRWVMISNAYYDKIDPDHVAPFSSVIMRTMLRTDAGFTGIIVSDDLCNAVQMSPWSMGDRATNFIGAGGTMVLCADTASVPAMYTQVLQRAQGDPEFRKSVDAAALTVLQVKAGQ, encoded by the coding sequence GTGCGCAACGATCGAATCGACAAGGCGATGATTTATCTGCTCAAGCCGTCCAGAATTTCACTGCTCGTGCTTTTCGCCCTGATGGCCGGGGCATTTGCCGGTATTGCGCATGCCGACGCCCCTGACCGCGGGGTCACGGCCGTCGGAGACCCGCCCCCGGCGCCAAGCACCCCACAGGCCGCCCCGGTCCCCGAATTTTCCATCTCTCCGTCCGGGGCATCACCGAGTGCTTCTGCAACGCCAACCCGGCCTGCTGATCCGCCGCCTCCGCACCCGACGCCGGAACAGCGGCTCGCGGGCCTGACCCTGGAACAACGGGTAGGGCAGTTGTTCATGGTGGCGGCCAAGGCCGACGGAAGCGATTCGAGTGCAGTGGCCGATCTCCTGAACAACCACGTGGGCAACATCTATCTGGCCGGACGCAGCCAGGCAGGCGTTGCGGCAACGGCATCGGTTGTGGAAACGCTGAGGGCAGCGATTTCGCCGGCCTCAAGCGGAGGGTTGCCTCTGTCCGTCGCGACGGACCAGGAAGGTGGCTCCGTCCAAGTCCTCAGGGGGCCTGGATTCCAGGCTATTCCCGCAGCCTTGGACCAGGGCAATTCGAGCCCCGAACAACTACGCGCCGATGCCCGGAACTGGGGGTCCGAACTCCTGCGCGCCGGAGTGAATGTTGACCTGGCGCCGGTACTGGATACGGTTCCCAGCCCCGAATTCGCGCCCTCGAACAAGCCCATTGGGGCGTTCAAGCGCGAATACGGCTTCACCCCGTCCGCGGTGTCCGAGCACGGGAACGCGATGGCGGCCGGACTGCGTGACGCGGGGGTGGCGCCGGTGGTCAAGCACTTTCCAGGAATGGGGCGCGTCAGCCTGAACACTGACGTCAGCGCGAACGTCCACGACGCCGAAACCACCCGGACGGATCCGTACCTGATGCCGTTCAAAGCGGCGATCGACGGCGGACTCCGGTGGGTCATGATTTCGAACGCCTACTACGACAAGATCGATCCCGACCATGTGGCCCCGTTTTCGTCGGTGATCATGCGCACCATGTTGCGGACGGACGCGGGGTTCACCGGCATCATAGTGTCCGATGACCTTTGCAACGCCGTGCAGATGTCGCCTTGGAGCATGGGGGATAGGGCAACGAACTTCATCGGGGCGGGCGGCACCATGGTTCTGTGCGCAGACACTGCTTCGGTTCCTGCGATGTACACCCAGGTCCTGCAACGTGCGCAGGGCGATCCTGAATTCCGCAAATCAGTCGATGCCGCTGCTTTGACTGTTCTTCAAGTGAAGGCAGGGCAGTAG
- the hemL gene encoding glutamate-1-semialdehyde 2,1-aminomutase, which produces MTSNTPVSDQLFDRARSLMPGGVNSPVRAFGSVGGTPKFMVSAQGPYLTDADGREYVDLVCSWGPALLGHAHPAVLDAVHAAVDRGLSFGASTPDEANLAAIVKERVSAVERIRMVSTGTEATMTAVRLARGFTGRNLIVKFAGCYHGHLDGLLAAAGSGLATMALPGSAGVTEAAAAETLVLPYNDLGAVEAAFAAHGNNIAAVITEAAPANMGVVTPNEGFNAGLSRITREHGALLILDEVLTGFRTGYAGYWGLTGRQEGWTPDLLTFGKVIGGGMPTAALGGRADVMDYLAPLGPVYQAGTLSGNPVAMAAGVATLTLATPEVYSFVDARSLELSAALSSALDTAGVDHSIQRAGNLFSVAFGTSASGVHNYADAQAQEVFRYAPFFHSMLDSGVYLPPSVFEAWFLSAAHDDAAMNRIFDALPAAAKAAAEATAL; this is translated from the coding sequence ATGACTTCAAACACCCCTGTCTCCGACCAGCTGTTCGACCGCGCCCGTTCCCTGATGCCCGGCGGCGTCAACTCTCCGGTGCGCGCCTTCGGTTCCGTCGGCGGCACTCCGAAGTTCATGGTTTCGGCCCAGGGTCCGTACTTGACTGATGCGGATGGCCGCGAATACGTCGACCTCGTGTGCTCATGGGGCCCGGCGCTGCTGGGTCACGCGCACCCGGCCGTCCTCGACGCCGTCCACGCCGCCGTCGACCGCGGCTTGTCCTTCGGCGCCTCCACGCCGGATGAAGCAAACCTCGCCGCGATCGTCAAGGAACGCGTCTCCGCCGTCGAACGCATCCGCATGGTGTCCACGGGCACCGAGGCCACCATGACCGCCGTACGTCTGGCCCGCGGGTTCACTGGCCGCAACCTGATCGTGAAGTTCGCCGGTTGCTACCACGGCCACCTTGATGGACTGCTCGCCGCGGCCGGCTCGGGCCTTGCCACCATGGCTCTGCCCGGTTCCGCAGGGGTCACTGAAGCTGCCGCCGCTGAGACCCTCGTCCTGCCGTACAACGACCTCGGCGCGGTGGAAGCCGCTTTCGCCGCGCACGGCAACAACATCGCTGCCGTCATCACCGAAGCCGCTCCCGCCAACATGGGCGTCGTCACGCCGAACGAAGGCTTCAACGCGGGACTGTCCCGCATCACCCGCGAACACGGCGCGCTGTTGATCCTGGACGAGGTACTCACCGGCTTCCGCACCGGTTACGCAGGCTACTGGGGCCTTACGGGCCGCCAGGAAGGGTGGACGCCGGACCTGCTGACCTTCGGCAAAGTCATCGGTGGCGGCATGCCGACGGCGGCGCTCGGCGGGCGTGCGGACGTCATGGATTACCTTGCGCCCCTTGGCCCGGTGTACCAGGCAGGAACCTTGTCCGGGAACCCGGTGGCGATGGCCGCCGGCGTCGCCACCCTGACGCTCGCGACCCCGGAGGTCTACAGCTTCGTGGATGCCCGCTCGCTGGAACTCTCGGCGGCGCTCTCATCGGCGCTGGACACCGCCGGCGTGGACCACTCCATTCAGCGCGCAGGGAACCTCTTCTCCGTGGCCTTCGGTACTTCGGCCAGCGGAGTCCACAACTACGCCGACGCCCAGGCCCAAGAGGTCTTCCGCTACGCACCGTTCTTCCATTCCATGCTGGACTCCGGCGTCTACCTGCCGCCGTCCGTCTTTGAGGCATGGTTCCTGTCTGCTGCCCACGACGACGCGGCGATGAACCGGATCTTCGACGCGCTCCCTGCGGCAGCCAAGGCCGCAGCGGAGGCCACCGCGTTGTAG
- a CDS encoding LLM class flavin-dependent oxidoreductase: MTDTASTPTAPVGATEILLGLNTFGDAGVDADGNPKPHAQVLRELLAEAELADAVGLHAFGVGEHHRRDFAVSAPEVFLAAAAARTSQIKLGSAVTVLSSDDPIRVFQRFSTVDAISNGRAEVMLGRGSFVESFPLFGLDLADYEVLFEEKLELFDKVRAQKPVHWEGRTRPNVNGMSVFPPLEHHLLPTWIGVGGTPESVLRCAQYGYPIIFAIIGGEPRRFAPLVELYREAMGKYGHPMQQIATHSPGYVAPTDEQAREELFPHWLAQRNRIGAERGWGPASRGEFDAMCGPEGALYVGSPETVARKIVLLKRNLGVDRFDLKYSNGTLPHESMMRCIELFGTVVAPLVAKELADA; encoded by the coding sequence ATGACAGATACCGCTTCCACACCCACGGCCCCTGTAGGAGCTACGGAAATCCTCCTCGGACTGAATACTTTCGGTGACGCCGGGGTGGACGCCGACGGCAATCCGAAACCGCATGCACAGGTTTTGCGGGAGCTGCTGGCGGAAGCGGAACTGGCGGACGCCGTCGGGCTTCATGCCTTTGGGGTGGGGGAGCACCACCGCCGCGACTTCGCTGTCTCCGCGCCCGAAGTGTTCCTGGCGGCCGCCGCCGCCCGGACATCGCAGATCAAACTTGGTTCGGCGGTCACCGTGCTCAGCTCCGACGACCCCATCAGGGTCTTCCAGCGCTTCTCGACCGTTGACGCGATCTCCAACGGTCGTGCGGAGGTGATGCTGGGCCGCGGCTCGTTCGTGGAATCGTTCCCCCTGTTCGGCCTGGACCTGGCGGACTACGAAGTCCTGTTCGAGGAGAAGCTGGAACTCTTCGACAAGGTCCGGGCCCAGAAGCCCGTGCATTGGGAAGGCCGTACCCGGCCGAACGTGAACGGAATGAGCGTCTTTCCGCCGCTGGAACACCACTTGCTGCCAACGTGGATCGGTGTGGGCGGTACCCCTGAATCGGTGCTGCGCTGCGCCCAATACGGCTATCCGATCATTTTCGCCATCATCGGCGGGGAACCGCGCCGCTTTGCCCCGCTCGTGGAGCTCTACCGCGAGGCAATGGGGAAATATGGACACCCCATGCAGCAGATTGCCACGCACTCGCCCGGCTACGTCGCTCCCACCGACGAGCAGGCCCGGGAGGAACTGTTCCCGCATTGGCTTGCCCAGCGCAACCGCATCGGCGCCGAGCGCGGCTGGGGACCGGCGAGCAGGGGCGAGTTCGACGCCATGTGCGGCCCTGAGGGTGCACTTTACGTGGGTTCCCCGGAAACGGTCGCCCGGAAGATCGTCCTGCTGAAGCGGAACCTCGGCGTCGACCGTTTCGACCTGAAATACAGCAACGGAACCCTGCCCCACGAATCCATGATGCGCTGCATCGAACTCTTCGGCACCGTGGTGGCCCCACTGGTGGCCAAGGAGCTTGCCGACGCTTGA
- the hemB gene encoding porphobilinogen synthase, with product MSFPNHRPRRLRTTPAMRRMTAEHRLAPADLILPAFIREGLSEPAPISSMPGVVQHTTDSLRRAAAEAVELGVSGIMLFGVPAVRDARGTASLDPDGVLNKAIRDVRAEVGDDLVVMGDVCLDEFTDHGHCGVLDSNGYVDNDATLEIYAQMAVAQADAGAHVLGPSGMMDGQIAVIRQALEEAGHQNTAVLAYAAKYASAFYGPFREAVDSQLKGDRRTYQMDAANRREAIIEVELDLEEGADMVMVKPAMSYLDILADVAAMSPVPVAAYQISGEYAMIEAAAANGWIDRRGAITESVLGIKRAGADMVLTYWASELAGWLKES from the coding sequence TTGAGCTTTCCAAACCACCGGCCCCGCCGGCTCCGCACCACCCCCGCCATGCGCCGGATGACCGCCGAACACCGGTTGGCTCCCGCGGACCTCATCCTGCCCGCCTTTATTCGCGAAGGACTCAGCGAACCGGCACCGATCAGCTCCATGCCCGGTGTCGTGCAGCACACCACCGACTCGCTCAGGCGCGCCGCTGCGGAAGCCGTGGAACTTGGCGTCAGCGGCATCATGCTGTTCGGTGTTCCGGCCGTCCGCGATGCCCGCGGCACAGCGTCCCTGGATCCGGACGGCGTGCTGAACAAGGCCATCCGGGATGTCCGCGCGGAAGTCGGCGATGACCTGGTGGTCATGGGCGACGTGTGCCTCGACGAATTTACCGACCACGGCCACTGCGGTGTCCTGGACTCCAACGGCTACGTGGACAATGACGCCACCCTTGAAATCTACGCTCAAATGGCAGTCGCGCAGGCCGACGCCGGAGCCCACGTCCTGGGGCCGTCCGGGATGATGGATGGCCAGATCGCCGTGATTCGCCAGGCCCTTGAGGAGGCCGGACACCAGAACACCGCGGTCCTGGCCTACGCGGCGAAGTACGCCTCCGCCTTCTACGGCCCTTTCCGCGAAGCAGTGGACTCGCAGCTCAAGGGTGACCGCCGGACGTATCAGATGGATGCCGCCAACCGCCGCGAAGCGATCATCGAGGTGGAACTCGACCTCGAAGAGGGCGCGGACATGGTGATGGTCAAGCCGGCCATGAGCTACCTCGACATCCTCGCCGACGTCGCCGCCATGAGCCCGGTTCCCGTTGCGGCCTACCAAATCTCCGGTGAATACGCCATGATCGAAGCGGCTGCCGCGAACGGCTGGATCGATCGCCGCGGCGCCATCACAGAATCCGTGCTCGGCATCAAGCGGGCCGGCGCCGACATGGTGCTGACGTACTGGGCCTCCGAACTTGCCGGCTGGCTTAAGGAGTCCTGA
- a CDS encoding uroporphyrinogen-III synthase codes for MGRHSAVKSGEARVLEGARVLVTRSPDRAAPLVSALREAGAEPFLLPLIDFERARDQHSLEVALDALRAGAYGWLVVSSITTVRALKEKAAERRLELKDLLPDSVRIATIGPSSRRVLEAEGIPVDLAPEDAQSAAGLVAVWPTGPGSVLLPQADIADAMLAEGIEAKGAAVQSVTAYHTVDYPAAPERRLTAALVAANGWKTGAGSGAPELTPEAAKAELSSGRLHAVVAASPSAARRIHASLGPLRDCRFIAIGRSTAAEAAALGIPVAATAKEPSPDGIVTALRTVFATEGNES; via the coding sequence ATGGGACGGCACAGCGCGGTGAAGTCGGGGGAGGCCCGGGTCCTTGAAGGCGCCCGGGTCCTTGTGACGCGCAGCCCGGACCGTGCCGCCCCGCTCGTCAGCGCCCTGCGCGAAGCCGGCGCGGAACCGTTCCTGTTGCCCTTGATCGACTTTGAGCGTGCCCGGGACCAGCATTCCCTCGAGGTCGCCTTGGACGCCCTCCGCGCGGGAGCGTACGGCTGGTTGGTGGTCAGCAGTATCACCACGGTGCGGGCCCTGAAGGAAAAAGCGGCCGAGCGTCGCTTGGAGTTGAAGGACCTGCTCCCGGATTCCGTCCGGATCGCGACGATCGGTCCGTCGAGCCGGCGGGTCCTCGAAGCGGAGGGCATTCCCGTGGACCTCGCGCCGGAAGACGCCCAGTCGGCCGCGGGACTCGTGGCAGTCTGGCCGACAGGCCCGGGCAGTGTGCTGTTGCCCCAAGCGGACATCGCCGACGCGATGTTGGCGGAGGGGATCGAAGCCAAGGGAGCCGCGGTCCAGTCAGTGACGGCCTACCACACGGTGGACTACCCGGCAGCCCCCGAACGCAGGCTGACTGCTGCCTTGGTAGCGGCGAACGGCTGGAAGACAGGGGCGGGATCCGGGGCGCCGGAGCTCACCCCCGAAGCCGCCAAGGCCGAACTTTCCAGCGGCCGGCTCCACGCCGTCGTCGCCGCTTCACCCAGTGCGGCACGCCGCATCCACGCCTCGCTGGGGCCGCTGCGGGATTGCCGCTTTATTGCGATCGGGCGCTCGACGGCGGCAGAGGCCGCCGCTCTCGGCATCCCGGTCGCGGCAACCGCCAAAGAACCCTCACCCGACGGCATCGTGACCGCCCTACGCACCGTATTCGCCACCGAAGGGAACGAAAGTTGA
- the hemC gene encoding hydroxymethylbilane synthase yields MTVRIGTRASKLALTQSQQAADQLAAVGGFPVELVRIKTEGDVRTGSLSQMGGTGVFVAALRDALLENACDVAVHSLKDLPTGAAPGLTIAATPKRVDVRDALCARDGLKLADLPAAAKVGTGSPRRAAQLRAARPDLDVVDIRGNVDTRLGRVPGLAGNAEDSPGDLDAVVLAAAGLERISRLDVVTEFFETDVMLPAPGQGSLAIECRTVDAPGQSGSAEGAQGALAQALAALNDEDTRLAVTAERAVLARLEAGCAAPVGAYAYRKGSMLYLEAVVCAVDGSKSVREKKATDGLTEVGATLLGIEVAELLLAAGAADITDLAASR; encoded by the coding sequence ATGACCGTACGGATCGGCACCCGCGCGAGCAAACTCGCGCTCACCCAGAGCCAGCAGGCCGCGGACCAGCTGGCCGCCGTCGGTGGCTTTCCCGTTGAACTGGTGCGCATCAAGACCGAAGGCGATGTCCGGACGGGCTCGCTGTCCCAGATGGGCGGCACGGGAGTCTTCGTCGCCGCCCTTCGCGACGCGCTGTTGGAGAACGCGTGCGACGTCGCGGTGCACTCCCTGAAGGATCTCCCCACGGGTGCGGCGCCGGGACTCACCATTGCCGCAACGCCCAAACGCGTCGACGTTCGGGACGCCTTGTGCGCCCGTGACGGGCTCAAGTTGGCGGATCTTCCGGCAGCCGCGAAGGTCGGCACCGGATCGCCGCGCCGCGCCGCCCAGCTGCGCGCCGCCCGCCCGGATCTGGACGTCGTGGACATCCGCGGCAACGTCGACACCCGGCTGGGCCGCGTTCCGGGGCTCGCCGGCAACGCGGAAGATTCACCCGGGGACCTCGACGCCGTCGTCCTCGCCGCGGCGGGTCTGGAACGGATCAGCAGGCTCGACGTCGTGACGGAGTTCTTCGAGACCGACGTCATGCTTCCTGCTCCCGGACAGGGCTCACTTGCGATCGAGTGCCGCACCGTCGACGCTCCCGGGCAGTCCGGCTCGGCCGAAGGTGCCCAGGGCGCCCTCGCCCAGGCCCTGGCCGCATTGAACGATGAAGACACCCGGCTGGCCGTCACCGCGGAGCGCGCCGTCCTGGCCCGCCTCGAAGCCGGCTGTGCAGCGCCCGTTGGCGCCTACGCTTACCGCAAGGGCAGCATGCTGTACCTTGAAGCCGTTGTCTGCGCCGTGGACGGGAGCAAGTCGGTACGCGAGAAAAAGGCCACTGACGGACTCACTGAGGTGGGCGCCACGTTGCTGGGCATCGAAGTCGCCGAACTCCTGCTTGCCGCCGGTGCCGCGGACATCACAGATCTTGCAGCTTCCCGATAA